A region of Rhodoferax potami DNA encodes the following proteins:
- the dprA gene encoding DNA-processing protein DprA, which translates to MESIELRAWLRLGLTDGVGDVTARSLLQHFGLPQAIFEASESELRACVTVRQAGSLCLVPEGLEALVLRTEEWLSQAPNQRRIITLGDSAYPQALLDTEDPPLMLYALGRVDKLVEGFQECARTGVAVVGSRNPTPQGVQNARQFSESLGQSGITVVSGLALGIDGAAHEGALEGYAGPAWGTVAVVGTGLDRVYPRAHFELAHRIAENGVLLSEYPLGSAPLSANFPKRNRIISGLCKATLVVEAALKSGSLITARLAVEQGKDVFAIPGSIHSTQARGCHALIKQGAKLVESAQDILDELPIASGFRDFSTPAGTSNSGQSDAALDGLSSLETGLLNALGFEPTTLDSLQQRSGIDTPTLQALLMGLELAGWVARLPGGKFQQLGRA; encoded by the coding sequence GTGGAGTCGATTGAACTGCGCGCATGGCTGCGCTTGGGGCTCACGGATGGCGTGGGTGATGTCACCGCGCGAAGTCTCTTGCAACACTTCGGTCTGCCGCAAGCAATCTTTGAAGCCAGTGAGTCAGAGCTGCGTGCTTGCGTCACGGTTCGCCAAGCGGGTTCGCTGTGCCTCGTGCCGGAAGGCTTGGAGGCCCTTGTCTTGCGCACGGAAGAGTGGCTGAGCCAAGCCCCGAACCAGCGGCGCATCATCACACTGGGTGATAGCGCCTACCCGCAGGCCTTGTTGGACACCGAGGATCCTCCGCTCATGCTTTACGCGTTGGGGCGTGTAGACAAGCTCGTAGAAGGCTTTCAGGAATGCGCCCGGACTGGCGTGGCCGTGGTGGGTAGCCGGAACCCAACGCCCCAGGGCGTACAGAATGCGCGGCAGTTTTCGGAGTCACTGGGGCAATCGGGCATCACCGTCGTTTCCGGACTTGCGCTGGGGATTGATGGCGCTGCCCACGAGGGCGCGCTTGAAGGCTATGCAGGGCCAGCCTGGGGTACCGTGGCCGTTGTGGGGACCGGGTTAGACCGTGTATACCCCAGAGCACATTTTGAGCTTGCCCACCGTATCGCAGAAAACGGGGTTCTCCTCAGCGAGTACCCCCTGGGGTCCGCACCGCTCTCAGCAAACTTTCCCAAGCGCAACCGCATTATCTCGGGCTTGTGCAAGGCCACTTTGGTTGTGGAAGCCGCTTTAAAGTCGGGCTCCCTGATCACGGCCCGCTTAGCCGTGGAACAGGGCAAAGACGTGTTCGCGATTCCTGGCTCTATCCATTCCACACAAGCACGGGGTTGCCATGCGCTGATCAAGCAAGGCGCCAAATTGGTTGAGTCTGCTCAAGACATTCTGGATGAACTCCCAATCGCCTCCGGCTTCCGCGATTTCTCCACACCTGCCGGGACTTCCAATAGCGGGCAAAGTGACGCTGCATTGGATGGACTTTCGTCGCTGGAGACAGGTTTACTCAACGCCCTGGGCTTTGAGCCGACCACGCTCGATAGCCTGCAGCAACGCAGCGGGATAGACACCCCCACTTTACAAGCGCTGCTGATGGGTCTCGAGCTCGCCGGCTGGGTTGCCCGCTTGCCGGGCGGCAAGTTCCAGCAGCTCGGACGGGCCTGA
- a CDS encoding LysM peptidoglycan-binding domain-containing protein, whose amino-acid sequence MTTHLMAKSRLALAAVAALAGALTSASVGAQSFPITSEQRQTAAAVAQKGVPLSELAANAPDRYTIKSGDTLWGISTLFLKSPWRWPELWGMNLEDIKNPHRIYPGQILLLERNNGVATLRLANAVGTANSAPDTVRLSPRTRSENLPDFALPTLRTSVIEAFLAEPMIVDEAGLEGAARIVATQEERVLLGRGDRAYARGTETPLLDNQNKEQLFRVFRNAKPLKDPGTGEVLAYEAQYVGKAVLARSESTSEINGSDGKVQSAVVPATIDIVSAKEEMRVGDRLIPEPPKQFASYTPRAPEARVNGRIVSVYGSTSIVNASQNQVVAISLGKRDGIESGHVLAIQKDGARVVDRSDPSRPLMKLPDERNGILMVFSSYERVSYALILEISDSVRIGDRLINPR is encoded by the coding sequence ATGACGACACACCTGATGGCGAAATCCCGCTTGGCCTTGGCCGCTGTAGCTGCTCTGGCTGGGGCGCTGACAAGCGCAAGCGTAGGGGCGCAAAGTTTCCCGATTACCAGCGAACAGCGCCAGACCGCCGCTGCAGTCGCGCAAAAGGGTGTTCCCTTGAGCGAATTGGCCGCCAACGCGCCGGATCGTTACACCATCAAAAGCGGCGACACGCTATGGGGCATCTCGACCCTCTTTTTGAAGAGCCCTTGGCGTTGGCCGGAGCTCTGGGGTATGAACCTTGAGGACATCAAGAACCCTCATCGCATCTACCCGGGCCAGATTTTGCTGCTGGAGCGGAACAACGGCGTTGCCACATTGAGGCTCGCCAATGCCGTCGGCACAGCGAACAGTGCACCGGACACTGTGCGGCTCAGCCCACGCACCCGCTCTGAGAATTTGCCCGACTTTGCGCTCCCCACACTCCGCACCAGTGTGATTGAGGCGTTTTTGGCAGAGCCGATGATCGTTGATGAGGCAGGCCTGGAGGGCGCAGCCCGTATTGTGGCGACGCAAGAAGAGCGGGTGCTGCTGGGACGTGGCGACCGGGCCTACGCCCGCGGCACCGAGACGCCCCTGCTGGACAACCAAAACAAGGAACAACTGTTCCGCGTGTTCCGCAATGCCAAGCCTCTCAAAGATCCCGGCACTGGCGAGGTGCTGGCGTATGAGGCGCAGTACGTCGGGAAGGCGGTCCTCGCGCGGAGTGAAAGCACGTCCGAGATCAACGGCTCCGATGGAAAGGTGCAGAGCGCGGTAGTACCAGCCACCATCGATATCGTGTCTGCCAAAGAAGAGATGCGGGTGGGTGATCGGCTGATTCCCGAACCACCCAAGCAGTTCGCCAGCTACACGCCGCGGGCCCCGGAAGCGCGCGTCAACGGCCGCATTGTGTCGGTCTATGGAAGCACGTCGATTGTGAACGCGTCCCAGAATCAAGTGGTTGCGATCAGCTTGGGCAAACGTGATGGCATTGAGTCCGGCCATGTGTTGGCCATCCAAAAGGATGGCGCGCGGGTGGTGGATCGATCCGACCCGTCCCGTCCTCTGATGAAGTTGCCCGATGAACGCAATGGCATCTTGATGGTGTTCAGTTCTTACGAACGGGTGTCGTATGCGCTGATTCTGGAGATCAGTGACTCCGTTCGGATCGGCGACCGCCTGATCAACCCCCGCTGA
- the def gene encoding peptide deformylase: MALLPILCFPDPRLHTVAQPVSAVDDRIRALTRDMLETMYDASGIGLAASQIDVHERVIVIDVSEDRDQPMVLINPELVWTSPETHLNEEGCLSVPGIYDGVTRFNAVHCKALDADGKSRVIEADGLLAVCIQHEMDHLMGKVFVEYLSPLKRNRIKTKMLKAKREEAR; this comes from the coding sequence ATGGCTCTACTTCCCATCCTTTGTTTTCCCGATCCCCGTTTGCACACGGTGGCCCAACCCGTAAGCGCCGTCGATGACCGCATCCGCGCACTGACCCGCGACATGCTCGAAACCATGTACGACGCCAGTGGCATCGGCCTGGCTGCCAGCCAGATCGATGTCCATGAACGTGTCATCGTGATTGATGTGTCGGAAGACCGCGACCAACCCATGGTGTTGATCAACCCCGAATTGGTCTGGACCAGCCCGGAAACCCACCTGAATGAAGAGGGCTGCCTCTCCGTGCCGGGTATTTACGATGGCGTGACGCGGTTTAACGCGGTCCACTGCAAGGCCTTGGACGCGGACGGCAAAAGCCGGGTGATCGAAGCAGACGGTTTGCTGGCAGTTTGCATCCAGCACGAAATGGATCACCTGATGGGCAAAGTGTTCGTAGAGTATCTGTCGCCGCTCAAGCGCAACCGGATCAAAACCAAGATGCTCAAGGCCAAGCGCGAGGAAGCGCGCTAA
- the fmt gene encoding methionyl-tRNA formyltransferase encodes MPAAFTPLRVIFAGTPEFARLALAELHTAGHTIALVLSQPDRPAGRGMKLQASAVKQYAVEHQIPVVQPRSLRLDGKYPDDAGLARTAIADAQADVMVVAAYGLILPQWVLDDMAAPHADGRPRYGCLNIHGSLLPRWRGAAPIHRAIESGDSQTGVTIMQMDVGLDTGDMLLKESLPIADSDTTSTLHDKVATLGARMVVQALADVAQGVLQPVVQPAEGVTYAHKIDKDEAPIRWADDAAAIVRRIRAFNPFPGASTVLEGEVIKVWAAQAHATETAAPSGQIVAVAPEGIAVAAMNSVVLLTELQRPGGKRLPVADFLRGMPLQVGQRFDVPPL; translated from the coding sequence GTGCCGGCAGCGTTCACGCCGCTTCGGGTCATATTTGCAGGCACCCCTGAATTCGCCCGGCTCGCTTTGGCAGAGCTCCATACGGCCGGCCACACCATCGCGCTGGTGTTGAGCCAGCCTGACCGGCCTGCGGGTCGGGGCATGAAGTTGCAGGCCTCGGCGGTCAAGCAATATGCGGTGGAACACCAAATCCCTGTAGTCCAACCACGCAGCTTGCGCTTGGACGGTAAGTATCCGGACGATGCCGGTTTGGCCCGCACGGCGATTGCCGACGCGCAAGCGGATGTCATGGTGGTGGCTGCCTATGGGCTGATATTGCCCCAGTGGGTGCTTGACGACATGGCCGCCCCCCATGCCGATGGACGGCCCCGCTATGGCTGCCTGAATATCCACGGCTCCTTGCTCCCGCGTTGGCGAGGGGCTGCGCCTATCCACCGGGCGATCGAGTCCGGCGATAGCCAAACAGGCGTCACCATCATGCAAATGGATGTGGGCTTGGACACCGGCGACATGTTGCTCAAAGAATCGCTCCCGATTGCCGATAGCGACACCACCTCGACCTTGCACGACAAGGTCGCCACGCTAGGCGCGCGCATGGTGGTGCAAGCCTTGGCCGATGTTGCGCAGGGCGTTTTGCAGCCAGTGGTTCAGCCTGCTGAAGGTGTGACTTACGCCCACAAAATCGACAAAGACGAAGCGCCTATCCGGTGGGCCGACGACGCTGCTGCCATCGTGCGGCGCATTCGGGCCTTCAACCCATTTCCCGGTGCGAGCACCGTGTTGGAGGGTGAGGTGATCAAGGTTTGGGCTGCGCAAGCCCATGCGACGGAAACAGCGGCGCCTTCTGGGCAAATTGTCGCTGTAGCGCCCGAGGGTATTGCGGTGGCTGCTATGAATTCTGTAGTGCTGTTGACGGAGTTGCAGCGCCCCGGGGGCAAGCGCCTTCCGGTGGCTGACTTTTTGCGCGGCATGCCCTTGCAGGTCGGCCAGCGCTTCGATGTGCCACCGCTGTAA
- a CDS encoding AzlC family ABC transporter permease → MFFLRENYRHPEFRKGFRDMAGVAPGIAAWGLMTGVAMVKSGLSVSEALLMALTVFAGSSQLAAMPLIQAGAPVWVILATGFCVNLRFVVFSAHLRPYLMHLPRWQRLVTGYLSADLTYVLFTQRYPTPGEGEAARRAQMAYLAGNGGINWASWVSSSVVGVVLANFVPTAWGLGFAGILALVGMLASLASSRMRWVSAGVAGSAAVAAFALPLKLNILVAIAAAVAVCLLLESRLAPLKPEEAAG, encoded by the coding sequence ATGTTTTTTCTGCGGGAAAACTACCGCCACCCTGAGTTTCGCAAAGGCTTTCGCGACATGGCCGGTGTGGCACCCGGCATTGCCGCGTGGGGCCTGATGACGGGCGTGGCCATGGTGAAGTCTGGATTGAGCGTCAGCGAAGCCTTGTTGATGGCGCTCACCGTGTTTGCCGGCAGCTCGCAACTCGCGGCCATGCCGCTCATTCAAGCCGGTGCGCCGGTCTGGGTGATTTTGGCGACCGGCTTCTGTGTGAATTTGCGTTTCGTAGTGTTCAGTGCGCATTTGCGGCCGTACCTGATGCACCTGCCGCGTTGGCAACGACTCGTCACCGGCTACTTGTCTGCCGATTTGACCTATGTGCTGTTCACCCAGCGCTACCCGACGCCTGGCGAGGGGGAGGCAGCCCGGCGCGCCCAAATGGCGTATCTCGCGGGCAACGGCGGTATCAATTGGGCCAGCTGGGTGAGCAGCAGCGTGGTCGGGGTGGTGCTGGCTAATTTTGTTCCCACGGCGTGGGGCTTGGGGTTTGCGGGCATCTTGGCACTGGTCGGCATGTTGGCCTCGTTGGCCAGCAGCCGCATGCGTTGGGTGTCGGCCGGCGTTGCCGGTTCGGCTGCGGTGGCGGCTTTCGCTTTGCCCCTCAAACTCAATATTCTGGTGGCGATTGCTGCTGCGGTGGCGGTTTGCCTGTTGCTGGAGTCACGGCTCGCACCCCTTAAGCCGGAGGAGGCTGCGGGATGA
- a CDS encoding AzlD domain-containing protein — MSLFESTDVWTLLTIVGLACVTVVARSFFFIFDRHWEMPTWAQRGLQYAPIAALAAVIVPEIVMVQGQIIHTLKDARLYAVAAGLAYFFWRRGRGQAVLGTIMSGMAVYLPLHIGWGW; from the coding sequence ATGAGTCTCTTTGAAAGCACCGATGTGTGGACCCTGCTGACCATCGTCGGGCTGGCCTGCGTGACCGTGGTTGCGCGGTCTTTCTTTTTCATCTTCGACAGGCACTGGGAGATGCCGACATGGGCGCAGCGCGGCTTGCAATATGCGCCCATCGCCGCATTGGCAGCCGTTATCGTGCCGGAGATCGTGATGGTTCAGGGCCAGATAATTCACACGCTCAAAGACGCGCGCCTGTATGCGGTCGCCGCGGGTTTGGCGTATTTTTTCTGGCGGCGTGGTCGGGGGCAGGCCGTGCTGGGCACCATCATGTCCGGCATGGCGGTGTATCTGCCACTGCATATCGGCTGGGGCTGGTAA
- a CDS encoding phosphoglycerate kinase, which produces MQVIRFSDLVAQGQVAGKRVFIRADLNVPQDDAGHITEDTRIRASIPCIEMALNAGAAVMVTSHLGRPTEGEFKPEDSLAPVAKRMGELMGREILVLANWTDGVTVAPGQLVMLENCRVNKGEKKNNEELAKKMAALCDIFVHDAFGTAHRAEASTYGIAQFAPVACAGPLLAAEMDAISKALLAPKRPLVAIVAGSKVSTKLTILKSLADNVDQLIVGGGIANTFMLAAGLKIGKSLAEPDLLAEATAVIEAMKARGAAVPIPTDVVTAKTFAADAPATIKAATDVADDDLILDIGPQTAQALAEQLKKAGTIVWNGPVGVFEFPAFENGTKVIAHAIAESSAFSIAGGGDTLAAIAKYGIEKQVGYISTGGGAFLEVLEGKTLPAFEILGKRAAG; this is translated from the coding sequence ATGCAAGTGATCCGCTTTTCTGATCTGGTCGCCCAAGGCCAGGTGGCCGGCAAACGTGTTTTCATCCGTGCCGATTTGAATGTGCCTCAAGACGATGCCGGTCACATCACCGAAGACACCCGCATCCGCGCCAGCATTCCGTGCATCGAGATGGCGCTGAATGCCGGAGCCGCCGTGATGGTGACCAGCCACTTGGGGCGCCCCACTGAGGGCGAGTTCAAGCCCGAAGACTCTTTGGCGCCTGTGGCCAAGCGCATGGGCGAGCTGATGGGCCGCGAGATTCTGGTGTTGGCCAATTGGACCGACGGCGTGACGGTTGCGCCCGGTCAGCTGGTGATGCTGGAAAACTGCCGCGTCAACAAAGGTGAGAAAAAGAACAACGAAGAACTCGCCAAGAAAATGGCCGCTCTGTGCGACATCTTTGTGCACGACGCGTTTGGTACAGCCCACCGCGCGGAAGCTTCTACTTACGGTATCGCCCAATTCGCGCCGGTGGCGTGTGCAGGCCCCTTGCTGGCCGCGGAAATGGATGCAATCAGCAAAGCCCTGCTGGCGCCCAAGCGCCCGCTGGTGGCCATCGTGGCCGGTTCCAAAGTGTCCACCAAGCTCACCATTTTGAAGAGCTTGGCCGACAACGTGGATCAGTTGATTGTGGGCGGCGGTATTGCGAATACCTTCATGCTGGCGGCCGGCTTGAAAATCGGCAAGAGCTTGGCTGAGCCCGATTTGTTGGCAGAGGCCACAGCAGTGATCGAGGCCATGAAAGCGCGCGGTGCCGCAGTGCCTATCCCGACGGACGTGGTCACTGCCAAAACCTTTGCGGCTGATGCGCCTGCCACCATCAAGGCGGCGACCGACGTGGCGGATGACGACCTGATTCTGGATATCGGCCCGCAGACGGCCCAGGCGTTGGCAGAGCAACTCAAGAAGGCCGGCACCATTGTGTGGAACGGCCCGGTGGGTGTGTTTGAATTCCCAGCTTTTGAGAACGGCACCAAGGTGATTGCCCACGCCATTGCGGAGAGTAGTGCCTTCAGCATTGCCGGCGGTGGCGACACGCTGGCAGCAATTGCCAAATACGGCATCGAAAAACAAGTGGGTTACATCTCTACCGGTGGCGGTGCGTTCCTCGAAGTGCTGGAAGGCAAAACCCTGCCGGCATTCGAGATTTTGGGCAAGCGCGCAGCGGGTTGA
- a CDS encoding diguanylate cyclase domain-containing protein, with protein sequence MNAAASHTAALLDSTHGKPKLLVVDDQPVHLQLLMHTLSADYQVYMATSGEQALALCRSDPPDLVLLDVLMPGMDGFTVCKALKADPQTAALPIIFVTARSDPGQETHGLSLGAVDFIAKPINPAVVKARVHTQLTLKFQADMLKKLVLLDGLSGVFNRRYFDQQLASEWARSTRSGRSLSLILVDVDHFEAYNTRYGHQAGDDCLRTIALALKEVLRRPADVVARFAGEEFACLLPDTSPAHARKLANHMEQRVRELVGLKPDQSAGRQVTISLGLVTRLQAAPVTWEAFLQAASEQLQHAKKAGTGQIRALQLDGATQPAT encoded by the coding sequence ATGAATGCCGCTGCCTCACACACTGCCGCCTTGCTGGACAGCACCCACGGCAAGCCCAAGCTTCTGGTGGTCGATGACCAGCCCGTACACCTGCAGTTGCTGATGCACACACTTTCTGCGGATTACCAGGTCTATATGGCGACCAGCGGTGAGCAGGCCTTGGCGCTGTGCCGCAGCGACCCGCCCGACCTGGTGCTGCTGGATGTGTTGATGCCGGGCATGGATGGCTTCACCGTGTGTAAAGCCCTGAAAGCCGACCCGCAGACGGCTGCGCTCCCCATCATTTTTGTGACCGCCCGCTCAGACCCCGGCCAGGAAACCCACGGCCTGAGCTTGGGCGCAGTGGACTTTATTGCCAAGCCGATCAACCCGGCAGTGGTCAAGGCCCGGGTGCACACCCAGCTCACACTCAAGTTCCAGGCAGACATGCTGAAGAAACTGGTACTGCTCGACGGCTTGTCAGGGGTGTTCAATCGCCGCTATTTTGATCAACAGCTCGCCTCGGAGTGGGCGCGCTCGACCCGCAGCGGCCGATCACTCTCCTTGATTCTGGTGGACGTGGACCACTTCGAGGCCTACAACACCCGCTACGGGCATCAAGCCGGCGATGACTGTTTGCGCACGATTGCGTTAGCGCTCAAAGAGGTATTGCGCCGCCCGGCCGACGTAGTAGCCCGTTTTGCGGGAGAAGAATTCGCCTGCCTCTTGCCAGACACCTCGCCAGCACACGCGCGCAAGCTTGCGAACCATATGGAGCAACGTGTGCGCGAGCTCGTGGGGCTCAAGCCGGATCAGTCCGCAGGGCGACAGGTCACGATCAGCCTGGGACTGGTGACCCGCTTGCAGGCCGCGCCTGTGACTTGGGAAGCGTTTTTGCAGGCCGCCAGCGAGCAACTCCAACACGCCAAAAAAGCGGGGACCGGGCAGATCCGTGCCCTGCAGCTCGACGGCGCAACCCAGCCGGCAACCTGA
- the pyk gene encoding pyruvate kinase translates to MPRRATKIVATLGPASSDAAILEQMIRAGVNVVRLNFSHGKAQDHIDRARLVREAAQRAGREVAIMADLQGPKIRVGKFAEGKVFLEQGQKFVLDAGRTELGDIDAVGLDYKSLPSEVKAGDVLLLNDGLIVIVVDSVVGDKVHTTVKLGGELSNNKGINKQGGGLTAPALTGKDMEDIRTAMSFQADYVAVSFPKNATDMEMARQLCNVAAAEYNHKPGLIAKIERAEAIPKLEEILLASDGIMVARGDLAVEVGNAAVPALQKRMIKMAREHDKVVITATQMMESMITNPVPTRAEVSDVANAVLDGTDAVMLSAETAAGKFPLETVIEMAKICLAAESSEMVKLDADFTGKTFTRIDQSIAMGALFTAHHLGAKAIVAMTDSGSTALWMSRHLIHVPIYALTPKVSTQRKMTLYRNVRPLLMGTSADRDTALMDAEKHLKTRGIVQKGDIYAITCGEPMGAPGGTNMLKICAVS, encoded by the coding sequence ATGCCGCGCCGCGCCACCAAAATTGTTGCCACCCTCGGACCCGCCTCCAGCGATGCCGCCATTCTGGAGCAGATGATCCGGGCCGGTGTGAACGTGGTCCGGCTGAATTTCAGCCACGGCAAGGCGCAAGACCATATCGATCGCGCCCGTCTGGTGCGCGAAGCGGCGCAGCGTGCAGGGCGTGAAGTGGCCATCATGGCCGACCTGCAAGGCCCCAAAATTCGCGTCGGCAAATTTGCCGAAGGCAAGGTGTTTCTGGAGCAAGGCCAGAAATTTGTGCTGGATGCAGGCCGCACCGAGCTGGGCGATATCGACGCCGTGGGCCTCGATTACAAATCACTGCCCAGCGAAGTCAAAGCCGGCGACGTGCTCTTGCTCAATGACGGTTTGATCGTGATCGTGGTGGACTCTGTGGTCGGCGACAAGGTGCACACTACCGTCAAGCTGGGCGGCGAGCTGTCCAATAACAAGGGCATCAACAAACAAGGCGGCGGCTTGACTGCGCCTGCCTTGACCGGTAAAGACATGGAAGACATCCGCACTGCGATGAGCTTCCAGGCGGACTACGTGGCCGTGAGTTTCCCGAAAAACGCCACCGACATGGAAATGGCACGCCAGCTCTGCAACGTGGCCGCCGCTGAGTACAACCACAAGCCCGGTTTGATCGCCAAGATCGAGCGCGCTGAAGCCATTCCCAAGCTCGAAGAAATTCTGCTCGCATCGGACGGCATCATGGTGGCCCGTGGTGACTTGGCCGTGGAGGTGGGTAACGCTGCAGTCCCCGCACTGCAAAAGCGCATGATCAAGATGGCCCGCGAGCACGACAAAGTGGTGATCACTGCCACCCAGATGATGGAATCCATGATCACCAACCCCGTGCCTACCCGCGCGGAAGTGAGCGACGTGGCCAACGCCGTGCTGGACGGCACCGACGCTGTGATGTTGTCTGCTGAAACCGCAGCCGGCAAGTTTCCGCTGGAAACCGTGATCGAAATGGCCAAGATTTGCTTGGCAGCCGAGAGCAGCGAAATGGTCAAGCTGGATGCAGACTTCACCGGCAAGACCTTCACCCGTATCGACCAGTCCATCGCCATGGGTGCGCTGTTCACTGCTCACCACCTGGGTGCCAAAGCCATCGTGGCCATGACCGACAGCGGCAGTACCGCCCTGTGGATGAGTCGCCACCTGATCCATGTGCCGATTTACGCTTTGACCCCCAAGGTCAGCACCCAGCGCAAGATGACGCTGTACCGCAACGTGCGTCCATTGTTGATGGGCACCAGCGCTGACCGCGATACCGCGTTGATGGATGCTGAAAAGCACCTCAAGACCCGCGGAATTGTGCAAAAGGGCGACATCTACGCCATCACTTGCGGCGAGCCGATGGGCGCGCCGGGCGGCACCAACATGTTGAAGATTTGCGCGGTTAGCTAA
- the fba gene encoding class II fructose-bisphosphate aldolase (catalyzes the reversible aldol condensation of dihydroxyacetonephosphate and glyceraldehyde 3-phosphate in the Calvin cycle, glycolysis, and/or gluconeogenesis) — protein MALVSMRELLDHAATHNYAIPAFNVNNLEQVQAIMEAAKETGAPVIMQASAGARKYAGEHFLKHLIQAAVESYPTIPVVMHQDHGQSPAVCQGAIDLGFSSVMMDGSLEADGKTIASFEYNVEVTRKVVDMAHKLGVTVEGELGCLGSLETMKGDKEDGHGTDAVMTREQLLTDPEEAAEFVKRTQLDALAIAIGTSHGAYKFTRQPTGDILAIERIKEIHARIPNTHLVMHGSSAVPQELLAAINQYGGKMAQTWGVPVEEVQRAIPFGVRKVNIDTDIRMAMTAAVRKFMFENPEKFDAREWLKPAREAAKQLCKQRYIEFGCEGRAASIKGHSLQVVAGQYARGELSQVVQDMAPA, from the coding sequence ATGGCACTCGTTTCGATGCGCGAGCTTCTGGACCACGCGGCAACGCACAACTATGCGATTCCAGCGTTTAACGTCAACAATCTGGAGCAAGTCCAGGCCATCATGGAGGCCGCCAAGGAAACCGGCGCCCCCGTGATCATGCAGGCTAGCGCCGGCGCCCGCAAATATGCCGGCGAGCACTTTCTCAAGCACCTGATCCAGGCGGCTGTAGAGAGCTACCCCACCATTCCCGTTGTGATGCACCAAGACCATGGCCAAAGCCCTGCGGTATGCCAAGGCGCGATCGACCTGGGCTTCAGCTCGGTGATGATGGACGGCTCTTTGGAAGCCGACGGTAAAACCATCGCCAGCTTTGAATACAACGTCGAAGTCACCCGCAAGGTGGTGGACATGGCTCACAAGTTGGGTGTGACAGTGGAAGGCGAGTTGGGCTGCCTCGGCTCCCTGGAAACCATGAAGGGGGACAAGGAAGACGGCCACGGCACGGACGCTGTCATGACCCGTGAGCAGCTTCTGACAGACCCTGAAGAAGCCGCTGAATTTGTCAAACGCACCCAGCTGGACGCTTTGGCCATTGCTATCGGCACCAGCCATGGTGCTTACAAATTCACCCGCCAGCCCACGGGCGACATCTTGGCGATTGAGCGCATCAAGGAAATCCACGCCCGCATTCCCAACACCCATTTGGTGATGCACGGCTCCAGTGCAGTGCCCCAAGAGTTGCTGGCCGCCATCAACCAATACGGCGGCAAGATGGCCCAGACCTGGGGCGTGCCAGTAGAAGAGGTGCAGCGTGCTATTCCTTTCGGCGTGCGCAAAGTCAACATCGACACCGACATTCGCATGGCCATGACGGCTGCCGTGCGCAAGTTCATGTTCGAGAACCCTGAAAAGTTCGATGCCCGCGAGTGGCTCAAGCCCGCCCGTGAAGCTGCCAAACAGCTTTGCAAACAGCGTTACATCGAGTTCGGCTGCGAAGGTCGGGCGGCCAGCATCAAAGGCCACAGCCTGCAAGTGGTGGCTGGCCAGTACGCGCGTGGCGAGTTGTCTCAAGTGGTGCAGGACATGGCTCCCGCTTGA